In Bombyx mori chromosome 11, ASM3026992v2, one genomic interval encodes:
- the LOC101740802 gene encoding uncharacterized protein LOC101740802 has protein sequence MNKALWLLCCAAALVGASAFSINLRQNPETLCIGQENFLRIASIEDCFHYFQCYAGRSYLMRCPEETWFNEAEQVCDWSDLPERCAKVEPEPEPEPEPEPEPEPEPEPEPEPEPEPEIEPEQEPEPESEPELEPIDSEENQVEEPAQPSDEVAENDEGSGEEWQEDAVWRFVKSSRVRQEEVEQEDDQDDEDEEGTDTVENDNDDNEEDDDENEEEEEAEKRSKRSLRQEETEGDDENEDDEDEDEDEEEVEKRSKRSLKQEETEDDDDDDDEEEDEDEEEVEKRSKRSLKQEETEDDDDDDDEEGDEDEEEVEKRSKRSLKQEETEDDDDDDDEEDEDEDEEEEEAEKRSKRSSRQEETEGDDDDEDDEDEDEEEVEKRSKRSLKQEETEVNDDDDYDDEDGVEDEDEEEVEKRSKRSLRQEETEDNDNDEDDDDDEDDVEAEDEEEVEKRSKRSLRQEETEDNDDDEDEDDDDNEDDVNDEDEEEVEKRSKRSLRQEETENDDDDQEEIEDAEEELEAEEEELKEKSFIKRFFKFFA, from the exons ATGAACA AAGCCTTGTGGCTCCTGTGTTGCGCGGCGGCGCTGGTCGGGGCCTCCGCATTCTCAATAAACTTGAGACAGAACCCGGAGACGCTGTGCATTGGCCAGGAGAACTTCCTGAGGATAGCCAGCATTGAAGATTGTTTCCACTACTTCCAGTGCTATGCTGGCCGCTCATATCTTATGCGATGTCCAGAAGAGACATGGTTTAACGAGGCAGAACAG GTTTGCGACTGGTCGGACCTACCAGAGCGCTGTGCAAAAGTTGAACCAGAACCAGAACCAGAGCCGGAACCTGAACCTGAACCCGAACCAGAACCCGAGCCTGAACCTGAGCCGGAACCAGAACCGGAGATAGAACCAGAACAAGAGCCTGAGCCAGAATCTGAACCCGAACTCGAACCCATTGATTCTGAGGAGAACCAAGTAGAAGAACCAGCGCAGCCTAGTGATGAAGTTGctgaaaacgatgaagggtccggAGAAGAATGGCAGGAGGATGCCGTTTGGCGTTTTGTTAAATCTTCTCGCGTAAGACAGGAAGAAGTTGAACAAGAAGACGATCAAGACGATGAAGACGAAGAAGGCACTGATACTGTggaaaatgataatgatgacaaTGAGGAGGATGACGACGAGAATGAGGAAGAGGAAGAAGCTGAAAAACGCTCGAAGAGATCATTGAGACAAGAAGAAACTGAGGGTGATGATGAGAATGAGGATGATGAGGATGAGGACGAGGATGAGGAAGAAGTTGAAAAGCGCTCTAAGAGATCATTGAAACAAGAAGAAACcgaggatgatgatgatgatgatgatgaggagGAAGATGAGGACGAGGAAGAAGTTGAAAAGCGCTCGAAGAGATCATTGAAACAAGAAGAAACcgaggatgatgatgatgatgatgatgaggagGGAGATGAGGACGAGGAAGAAGTTGAAAAGCGCTCGAAGAGATCATTGAAACAAGAAGAAACtgaggatgatgatgatgatgatgatgaggagGATGAAGACGAGGATGAGGAAGAGGAAGAAGCTGAAAAGCGCTCGAAGAGATCATCGAGACAAGAAGAAACCGAGGGTGATGATGACGATGAGGATGATGAGGACGAGGATGAGGAAGAAGTTGAAAAGCGCTCTAAGAGATCATTGAAACAAGAAGAAACTGAGGTTAATGATGACGACGATTATGATGACGAGGATGGTGTCGAAGACGAGGACGAGGAAGAAGTTGAAAAGCGCTCTAAGAGATCATTGAGGCAAGAAGAAACTGAAGATAATGATAACGatgaggatgatgatgatgatgaggatgATGTCGAAGCCGAGGACGAGGAAGAAGTTGAAAAGCGCTCTAAGAGATCATTGAGGCAAGAAGAAACTGAGGATAATGATGACGATGAGGAtgaggatgatgatgataatgaggATGATGTCAATGACGAGGACGAGGAAGAAGTTGAAAAGCGCTCTAAGAGATCATTGAGgcaagaagaaacagaaaacgatgatgatgatcaaGAAGAGATTGAAGACGCAGAGGAAGAACTTGAAGCCGAAGAGGAAGAATTAAAAGAAAAGAGCTTCATTAAgaggttttttaaatttttcgcTTGA